Within Oreochromis niloticus isolate F11D_XX linkage group LG2, O_niloticus_UMD_NMBU, whole genome shotgun sequence, the genomic segment TTAGGCCCAAtcctttgagtttcttgtggTGTGTGCTGGAAATCCTCTGAATTTCACTATTAAACATagcctttttgtgtgtgtgtgttgttgttgttgttgttggttttttttttttttttttttttttttttacaccagtTTGAGCTCACtacacctctctctctctctctctctctctctcccccccccccaccccccccccaccccacacctAATACATCACGGGTTCACCATTATCATCCCAGGTTTTAATAATATGTTGCAATCTCcctagagttttttttttttgttttttttttttttttgtttgttttttaaataaatgcagacCTATAACTGACCCGGAGTGATATCTTTTCAATGACTGTGGGATATGGCAGGCAGCGATTAACAAGCTGCACCAAAGCTGTTTTTCCTACTTCATTTTTATCCTTACTCCTTTTCACCCTTTATTTCCACAGGTCAGTTTATGATCCAGAAAGTTGTCCCCCAGGCATCAGGTGAGAGCtccaaagtgaaagtgaaagtgcGGGTGAACATTCATGGAATCTTTAGTGTGTCCAGCGCCTCTCTGGTTGAAGTGCAGAAGTCTGATGAGGCAGAGGAACCAATGGAAACCGAACAGGCTGCCGACAAAGATGGAGAGGTAGTTTGGACAAACGGTTCATCACAAAGTGGCGTGTGGTACTGGTAGTGAGATGCTTCTTAGTAacttaaaaattttttttttccccacagcaGAGCAAAATGCAGACAGATCAGGATGAGCAGCCGGCTCAGGGAGATGCtcagaaagaaacagaagagaAGACGCCACGAGAGAGTGAAGAGATGGAGGTGAGATGTCTGTGTAAAATCAGTTAAATATTAAACTGATGGCCCAGAATAAAGTCTGTATGTTAGAACCTTGTAACGTTTTCATCCTTATATGTGTATGTGATGGGGTTATTGAGACTAAATGTATGTGTAGTGTGAAGCTAATTCATTTGACTGTGTAAATGTTATAATACAGTTGTTTCattctgtgtgtttatattttgttataccttttcatttttttccttagaCTTCCACAGAGGAGAACAAGGGTGAGAAGAAGTCTGATCAGCCTCCACAAGCCAAAAAACCCAAAGTCAAGACAAAAGTTCTGGAGCTTCCAATTGAAAACAACCCACAGTGGCAGCTAGCAAACGACATGCTCAATCTTTTTGTAGAAAATGAGGTAACTATACTTTCACCCATCTCTCACACTCGCATTACACAATCCAGTCATCTCGCCCGCCTGGGAGTAAGAATGGCTGTGTTTGTTCTCCTCAGGGCAAGATGATCATGCAGGATAAGCTGGAGAAGGAGAGGAACGACGCCAAGAATAATGTAGAAGAGTACGTGTACGAAATGAGGGACAAACTGCATGGCATGCTGGAGAAGTTCGTCAGCGAATCTGTGAGTGAACAGCATCGTCTCATTCATCGTTTAAGATAAGCTGTGATGTAATTAGCAGCAGATTCAACGTTCCTCGACATAATGTGAAATCATTCTAATTCTTTAGGACCGAGATGTTTTGTCCTTAAAGCTGGAGGATACTGAAAACTGGCTGTATGAAGATGGAGAGGACCAACCCAAACAGGTGTACATTGACAAACTGGCAGAGTTGAAGGTGATTATTGCCCTGAtttctttcttatttctttatttatgtttCTTGTCTTAGTCTGATCACATATTGATTCCTTTAACTGATGTGTGTACCATGTGCTCTGCAGAAACTCGGTCAGCCGATTCAGGACAGGTATGCCGAGTCTGAAGAGAGACCTAAAGCTTTTGAGGAGCTGGGAAAACAAATCCAGCAGTACATGAAATTTATCGAAGCCTACAAAATGAAGGTGACTACTATTAACTACAGTATTaagaaatgtatttgtttttaaatatgtttagaCGGTATTGTTTAAAAGACATGAGAACTACTGTTAATAGCTTCTGTTGCCTGCACAGCACATAATATTGCCTGTTTGATTTCCAGGATGAGCAGTATGACCATTTAGATGAGGCAGATGTAAACAAGGTGGACAAACTGAACAACGATGCAATGATCTGGATGAACAGTGCCATGAACCAGCAGAGCAAACAGAGCCTGGCAGTGGATCCATCTGTCAAAGTCAAAGACATTAAAGCAAAGACAAGGGTGAGTTTAAGATTGTAAGCACTGGGAAAATTAGACTGTAGGGTTGGTTCAGTTTTTATTGAATAAAcctattatttcatttttccaCAGGAGCTTTTCGGTGCTTGTAACCCTATCGTGACCAAGCCCAAACCCAAAGTGGAGCTTCCCAAAGAGGAGACCCCTGCAGAGCAGAACGGGCCCGTCGACGGCCAGGAGAAACCCCAGGAAGCAGCGGCAGACAAGGGAACGACCGAGGCTGCGGGCAATCCCGCCTCAGAAACTACAGAGAGCAAGCCTGACATGGACCTTGATTAAAGCAGCCCGATGCCTCCTCGAGCAGAGCTGAGCAGGAGCTGATTGTTTTAGATTGAGACGCAGCCTAGCTGTATATCAGAGCCGGTGACGTGTTTAAGGAACTGCTCTCTACGGTCAAAAAGCAGGCAGGGTGTTTGGCACACTGAGCCCAGCTCCTGGTGGTATCTCTGTCTGATGACATAGCATGCCCTCTCTCTTTCTGGATGACATAAATCAAAAGCCAGCTGCAATAATTCTGTTCGGCAATGAGCGCTGTACACATGATGGTATTTATTTCTGTTGTGTGCTCTGTAAGTGTTCTGGTCTGTGTCACAATATGGTTTTAATAAAGTTATTGAAAATCACTCGCACCATCACGGGACATGTACCATCTATCATTTTTCAGAGAATCCTTCAGTGCTAATAGCATGAAGCTACAATGAATGAGGAATCatccgaaagacaaaactcctaaacacaaacttaacaatgtagtgtatgctgtacagtgtagcgaggaatgcccagacctctacattggagagaccaaacagccacttcataaacgcatggcacaacatagaagagccacctccacgggacaagactcggcggtccatctgcatctaaaagacaaaggtcactctttcgaggatgccaatgtacacattttggacagagaagacagatggtttgaaagaggagtgaaagaggccatttatgtccactgtgagcgaccatctttgaacagaggcggtggcttatgacaccaactgtctgccatctataatccagttttgagatcccttcccagaccccttaacgcccactcataccctgggccatctgacctcaggaaatcccatgatagggtggggctaggtttcccaatgagctcacccgaaaccttgggtgattgtgacctacacccgttttcgcaccttggctcatgtgattaggtagaggatcattagggggtcctttTTTCGCTcatggggggaaactcccactgggtttaaatctgggactctccaccatttgaccctagaactgaagaagcttcttggatgagaggcgAAACGTCTTCAAACAACttaaagtccagacgcttttctttccaagctccttagacaatgaagaagaaaggtgatttaagtaactttgaATGATGTTGTTAATGCCGTATAGATCTTTATATTTCACAAAATGCTGATGTGGAatttttctacagtcattgggtTTTCACAGAATGGTCAAgttctctgggagaaaatgTGCACTTGATTTCAGAGAAGAATGGCTCAACTGCTTTAAACTGACGGGAAGGCAAGACAGCCACTTATTACATCTCAaagatgcagaagagcatctctgagtgCAGAACACATTGAACTTCGAAGCAGGTGGGTGGGTTATGGCAGCAAAAGACCATATTGGATGCCACTCATGTCTGCTAAGAACAGAAATCTGAGGCTACAATTCTAAAaagctcaccaaaactggacaacagaaggCTGAAAAACGATTTCCTGGTCTCGTGAGTCTCAGTTTCtactgcaacattcagatggcaGCGGCAAACAACAAAGCATCCTGCCTTGTTTAAAATCCCACAACCTACTTAAGTATTGTTGCTGAtcacccatcttctgatggcacCTTTTTGGCAGGATAACCAAgttacaaagctcaaatcatgtTTGCTGAACATAAGTTCACTGTACTCTTTGATTCATTCATCCTACAAAATCTATTGAGATACCATATCAAATAACACCAGCCATTCACTGATTATCAGTTATCTTAGTTCAACATTTGCACACCCTGCTTACATATAACCTTTAACCAGCTTGTGGCCTCTGATGTTGAAGTTCACAAAGCATGGACTTTATTTTAGGTCAACACCACAACTTTTAACTTTCATGAGGGGAAAGACACCCTGCGAAACCCAGTTTATGATCAGAACGACGCAACATTTCAGACCTTCGATCTTtatcatgcattttttttattaattaacatACAATTTGAAATTTTCTCATTGCATATAATATACACACAGGATCAAAATCAGTTTGTCATTACAATGTGCAGCTTAATAAACACTGTGACTGCTGCAACTGAACTAATGGTATCACACATCCATATATCACACATATGTTTTGCATGTTGTACATTAATTAAAACTAGATGCAAAACATGTAATGACCACACGGTTCAAGCAGAGACCAGCTGCATCAAAACGTTGCCTCTATTTCTAAATGAGTTCTCATTAATAAAACGTCTTTCCTGTCTCAGTCCATAAATATGTGCATGAAACCACATGAAATGTCAGAGTGCAGAATTAATCAGGACTGTGGCACCCAGTGAGGTTTTGGCCTTACCACAAAGGAAGACTACCAGAGCTGCAGCAAAGTACACAGACCTGTGTTAAGTAAGGTAACACAACCTTTGCCTCAAACTGAGCAGTTGTACTTATATGCTTAATTATTCCTTTAAGGCACATTTTGAGCAAGGTGTTAACTTTAATTTTAACTGCTCTATTTCCTTAAATTATCACATATCTTTGGAGCCACACACTTGAGCCTGTTTAAGGTGGAACCTATTCTTTAAGTATGTTGGATGATGGGGGATAAATGATGAAAATGCGGTGCATAACCCTCTTACCATCACCCCCAACCACCCAACCACtgtccttttttgtttgtttttttgttttttaggacaGTAGGTAGGTGCGAGTTTATAGATGGCGCGGTTGACTGAAAGCTGCGAGTGATTTGTGATCTTGTTTAGGAACCTCAGGGCTCCACCTGCATGTCTGGTAGAGACTGTGAATGCTTCTATCCAGGCATATACTACAGCCAAACACCAGGGGGCAGCAGAGACTATCTTCTGAACTTCTGGGGCGCTATTCGTCAGTTTTTATAAATGGCAGTAGATCGGGAGGTCAAACTTATGAGTAAATGTGGAAAATGCTGTAATAGCTTTCTTTAGGAATTAATTCTTTGAccgttaattaaaaaaaatgtttatttactgtcaagattatttattttataatcaaTATTGGTTTATCTTCTACTCTGTCCATTTATAGTTATGTTACTCTGCCTATTTATAGTTAGTTAAATCTGTGCCAGAATCTGGCAGAGATCATAATGCATCAAAATACAACCGGAGAAAGATCTGACTGACTCTCCACGTTGAAAGATGATTCAGTCGCTGCAGACATGACCTTAAATCGTCACTAGCTATGACGTCATTTTGAGCAAAACAGGTAAAGTGGTAGTTGAGAAAACATCGGTATTTGTCAAACTAATTTTATCCTTTAATTATTAAATTAGGAATTCTTCATGGAAGACCTGAACTTGTAATAAAGTTTTGTATGCTGTTGTTCTGGTAGGTTTACTGACCACTATCTCCACCATTGTGACTATATACTCTAGTATTGCAGCCATTTGTCAGTGGAAGTTCTTGAAAGCTGTTTTGTGTGGGAGAAACTAAATTTAGGctataaaacagtaaaaacagctGATAAGTACTTACAAATGCCCACCCCTTCTGCTCTTGAACATGTCTTTTTTTTGACTGGCACTTCATTAAAACTATTACTACAAAACCTTAACCTATAataatttaaacaaacaaacaaacagaataacACAACACCAAAAAGCCCCCTGACTCTGTTTCTTTTAGCCACCACATAGTAATCACATCCGCCTAACAAGAATTACCAAGTAACATATAACTATTAGCAATCACAAAGATAAAAGTGCAATAGAAAAAGGGCAGGTGCTGAATGATGAAGATTGCAGGTACTTTAACAGTTCATCCAGCCATCATCTTCTGCTTACTCATGTTAAGGGTACCTAAGTGCAATTTAGAATGACCAATTAACCTGTTCCCACttactgcatgtctttggactgtgggagaaagtacctgaagagaacccacacagacacgaaATAGAAAGACTCAGTTCTAAGTATATAAATGTCACACAATTTTCACTGCATGTCAGGAAGAAagtcttttattttatcataATGCATTTGCACACAGTAAACACCAATGTTCATCTTATACTTGTTACTGAATGGCACACTTATAAAAACCTGTAAAAAgattttatcataaaaacaataGTTAGGACAATATTCAGGATAAAAtggagaaaaacaggataaaattCACAATTAAAGTCTAATTTAAGTAAACTCTGTCTGGATAACTAGTTTTAAATGTACCAACTAGGTAAACATAACAAATCAGCTTTAAATCTGCGAATGAATTTTCATGTAATATAAGAAAACAGTTCTGTTTCTCTAACTGTGATTAGACCAACTGAGAATCAATATATGATGATCAATATATGTCATTATTTAAACATGAtgacaaaaacacattacagaAAATCAATTTGAGACAAATTCAGATGATTGAGAatatattatcattattattattattgttgtatgtgaaagacaaaaaaaggaataaagaaTTATAATTTTACATGATCTATAACAACCTGAACAAAAgaacctgaaaagaaaaaagtaaaatcaaGTTATTTGTTCCAGTATAATCCATAGAGAAAGTATTTATTGTAAAATAACATATTCATAACAGTTACTTTTAAATGTTAACCCATtatcacataaaaaaaacagtctAATCTCAGACACTATTTCTCTTTTCCTGTAGTAATGCTGTCATCTCTACAAGTCCCACCCTTTCACTTATGTCACTAAAAACTCTTCTCATTTGAGTAATGAGTTACGATGTGAAACCAAAACTGAAGGGTTTTGTTTCTCTGATGCTTTAACACATTTCATCCAGACTTCTAATAGCTTCTTCCTTAGGGATTTTTTCCCACTCACTAGGAATCTCTCCTCTTCCCTGGAATTTGTACTCATAGTACTCTTCCAGCTGATTTTGAAATCGATACACAAACCATTTCCAGTACGCCAGTTTAGACTGATCAGCTGTGATTTTCCAGTTAGCATACCTTGGACCAGCTCTTCTGTACTCTTTATAGGGAAAGGATTCCTCTGAATCATGAGGTCTAAATTTGCCATGACTTGCAACACTTGTTGTGCAGAAACTGATGCTGAATTCCTCTGTTCCGCTTTTGTGCCATCCTTTGATTCCTTTAGGTCGATGAAAAGGGACGCTGTGGTCATCAGGACTGTGATCTTCAATGGTGTTAGTACAAACAGCTGCACAGAAGGGACACATTACCCAGCAGCACTTACACAGCTGATCAATGAGGATTTCATCAGGCTTCAGCCTGGATTCTTTCAGCTTATCCAATGAGAGGCTGCTCATCTTATGATTGATGGATGTAAATCTTTTTGTTATCTCTTCCTTCAGAAACTCAAAATCATGTATGTCACTGAAATTTTGAGAAGAAATGGTCTCAAACGTTAGCTCACCCTTTAGCAAACTAGAAAATTTCTTCAGCCACATGTTTATGTCTCCTCTTTCAGTTTGGACTTTCTGTGTTGCAGTAGATAAAGCATTAATCACAAGTGTGTTTAAGCCTTCAGCATTGTTTTTGAGTTTATTCACAATTTCATCTTTGTGATCTGTGAAGATGTATTTCtttacttctgcttttataaaaGCTTCTGTTTGTCTTCTTGGTTTTCTGATGTAGGTGATGTAATCATCAAAGTTTTCATTCTCAGCGAGTGACTTCAGCACATGTTTCTCCAAGTTCAGCCTGTTCCCATTGAATGCTGGGAAATTAGACCTCATCACTCCAGCCAGGTCAATAACAGTCTTGTTACAGACAGCCTCAACAGTGGAagctttcagcttttcacagaTCAGTTCCCCAAGCACAACAGCAGATGAGCTTCCTTTACAAAAGCTTCTAAAAACACTGTAatactgtgttttcttgttttgtaaataaatgagtGGATCATGcttcattttgaatttgttcTGGGAGTCTAGAATCCAATGCTCTGATTCTGAGAACACACACAGTATGAGATCGACTGTAAACTCCTTCTTTAAAGTATAGTTTTCCTTTGTCTGAAAATTGTCCACTTCTTGTTTTACCTGTTTGGCAGCTTCTTGCAAATAAGCTAGTTTGTAGCCACTTTTAGCCACAGGCTTTTCTGTTATTGCATGAAGTGACtcattttcaactttttcaatgAGTGATCTGATATGTTGCTGGTTTTCATATGACAATGCATTCTTAAATGTCCATTTAAgaattcttttttgttttttttgttttacataacCTGAGTAATCTCCAAGCCTTGATATATTCTTGTATCCGCCATTTTTTTTGCAGTCATTTATGAATGTCTCTTCAAAACCAAGTTCTTTAAGGATAGTAAACTGATCTTCTTCCAGTTTGATGTCTTCTATAGGTTTTATATCAGCTGTTAATTCAGTAACCAAGCCACTCCAAACAGAGCTGAACTGTTTGTTAAGCTCTTCTTCATCATTGGCCTTATCCTTCAGCTGCTGAGCGAGCTCTTTGCTCTTCTTTAGCAGCTTGTCCTCAAACTCTTTCTTCTTATCATCCAGCTTTTCACAAGCCTTCTTCTGTTGAATAACTTCATCCAGTTTTCTTTTGACTGTGCTCACCTGTTCATCATGAAACTCTTTGATTCTGGTTTCAAATCGGCCTCTCCACTGTGCCAAAATTTCTTTCTCTTGGTCATCCTCAAAGTATGTTGTCATTTCCTTTTTGATTGTTTCACATGTTTCATGTGATTCTTTTTTAAGATAATTTACTTCCACCTTGTCAAGATTTCCGTTTTCAATTCTGTTATAAAGCTGATTTTCAATGGTCAACATGTTGCTCCTGAGGTCCCAGGTCCATTTCCCGTACTGGGACTCCAGTTTTCTGTACGCTGCAATTtcaagtgtgtttttaaaactgaaaacaaagttTTCATTGAGGAGGGCACTCCACAGGTCACgaattttgtttttgaattgTGTGAGAGTGATCCCTGCAGCCTGTGAAGCTTTAGAGAGGATGGTGTTCTTCACTTCTTGGATGCTCTCACTGTAACCTGGATTAGGAGGAGCCATGGGTGGACTGCCCTCCCATAGCTGGGCACAGTATTTCACATCTTTTCGGACATCAAACTCGATGACATCACTGAAGCACTCTGCATCGCAatcctcctcttcagctgctaGTTTGGCCATCTGGTCCAGTTTTTCTAGCAGGCGTCTCTTTCCATCCAtgtttttctctgctgctgcaacATCTGTAACATTCTGgtgaacaaacacacaactgGGAGAAAGTTTAACTTTCTTCATCCTCATGAAAGCCTGGACAACAATCTGCAGGATGTCCTGCATCTCAGATGGATTCTCTCCCATAATGTTGATCAGTGTCAGGTTTCCCAGACCAACAACAAATGTTCCCAGTTTGTTGTCATGGCAACCAGTGGTGGTACCTTTCAGCTCAAGAGCGCGCAGTCCTTCAGTGTCCACCACTAGAAGATAGTCAAACTTCAagtctttcttcatctcctctgATACTTTGAGCAGCTGCATGAAGACACCTTTGGTGCACCTGCCTGCACTCACTGCAAACTGCAATCCAAACATGGTGTTCAGCATTGTTGATTTTCCACTGCTTTGTAGGCCCAAAACTGACAGCACAAAAACTCTCTGGTCCCCCAGTTTCTTGATGACTTCCTCTAAAAGGCTGGAGATCCATGTTAAAGGCACGTGACCTGCATCACCATCCATCAGCTCCATCGGGTGTCCTGATATCATCAGCTGTGCAGCCAGCTCAGGGTATTTAGACCAGTCAGTGTGTCTGCTCTCTCCTTCTATTGCTCTATGAGCTTCATAGATCTGTCCCATTTCTCTGAAGATGTGCTCCAAACCAAAAGTTGCTGACTGCAGTTTTTTCGATATTTTTTCAAgctcactttgtttttttattaacaaGTCAGATTTTTTCTGCTTGTCTGCCAACACTTCTGATTcttcagatttgttttttaaagccaaGATCTCAGACCACTTTTCATCATAGCTTTTGAGAATACCAGAAAGATCATCTGTGGAGAGATCGTCTACTAAGATTTGAATCCATTTCAGAAAATATTCTTTATCTTTTGTTGGCAATAGTGAGAGACTTTTAATGAACAACTCCATAAGTTCGCCGGAAGCAGCACATTGTTTCTGACGTATGTTCACCAGTTCCTGTTGCTTTTTACATTTCTCCTTCTCAATATCCCctttgagatgatacagttcTTTGTGTATTTTGATCCACTGATGCCACAGATGGCCTTGATAAGGAAGGAATTTATCTTTGATATTTGAGATATCCATGTTATCCTTTGAAAGAAGATCCATTATTTCCTTAGCAGCagatttcccttttttaaaggCTGGGTCACTTTCATCCACTCTGATTCCAGAGAGCTGagccatggtttcaagctgGAAGGACGGTTTTAAGCTGGAACCATCTAGAGATGACAAAACTTCTCTAATGATCTGTTTCAGTTCTTCAGATATATCTGACTGGCTTCTGTCTTGGAGACCCATAATATATTTTCCATGTTTTGTCTTAACAACATAACAGCTGTcatcaacacagagaca encodes:
- the LOC109205009 gene encoding interferon-induced very large GTPase 1-like — encoded protein: MERQNDEDSDVKQSENSDDGTKLGGQSEVKSPGPPPKKEKGCDSEAGAADKEFTSKSNKDLCRYSDEDETDKNMSVKYQPDSINNKNGTSDEEVSVKENISGNKELVKVSEEIKKKNVIQKQTETLLGRLHLQDKFQHKFPPADFLQIHPPVKHHHVTSEKDLAQTFLHTLMMLDYRARYIPVKSDSPEGTHPKTLRVIDITEKDFSNLGALLRMGAGTHETEQTHVHPMDVQMAVFHCSDSFLKQMMITKLSQCQYALPLLVPDPVTMEIECPLWTFRQITKTWKVTEIKDGSNIVTMKSVPVCKAQTPLVSFFRLGSLSVSKSQLMNTLINDRHSTFFHRNCPGSTKSRCLMDGVAEIAWYCPAGKPNDAFNDCIAFCNLHGDALSIEKQRDILTEKSSINIFLVSSLQRHEESRSLISPLFMSHKPLICLCVDDSCYVVKTKHGKYIMGLQDRSQSDISEELKQIIREVLSSLDGSSLKPSFQLETMAQLSGIRVDESDPAFKKGKSAAKEIMDLLSKDNMDISNIKDKFLPYQGHLWHQWIKIHKELYHLKGDIEKEKCKKQQELVNIRQKQCAASGELMELFIKSLSLLPTKDKEYFLKWIQILVDDLSTDDLSGILKSYDEKWSEILALKNKSEESEVLADKQKKSDLLIKKQSELEKISKKLQSATFGLEHIFREMGQIYEAHRAIEGESRHTDWSKYPELAAQLMISGHPMELMDGDAGHVPLTWISSLLEEVIKKLGDQRVFVLSVLGLQSSGKSTMLNTMFGLQFAVSAGRCTKGVFMQLLKVSEEMKKDLKFDYLLVVDTEGLRALELKGTTTGCHDNKLGTFVVGLGNLTLINIMGENPSEMQDILQIVVQAFMRMKKVKLSPSCVFVHQNVTDVAAAEKNMDGKRRLLEKLDQMAKLAAEEEDCDAECFSDVIEFDVRKDVKYCAQLWEGSPPMAPPNPGYSESIQEVKNTILSKASQAAGITLTQFKNKIRDLWSALLNENFVFSFKNTLEIAAYRKLESQYGKWTWDLRSNMLTIENQLYNRIENGNLDKVEVNYLKKESHETCETIKKEMTTYFEDDQEKEILAQWRGRFETRIKEFHDEQVSTVKRKLDEVIQQKKACEKLDDKKKEFEDKLLKKSKELAQQLKDKANDEEELNKQFSSVWSGLVTELTADIKPIEDIKLEEDQFTILKELGFEETFINDCKKNGGYKNISRLGDYSGYVKQKKQKRILKWTFKNALSYENQQHIRSLIEKVENESLHAITEKPVAKSGYKLAYLQEAAKQVKQEVDNFQTKENYTLKKEFTVDLILCVFSESEHWILDSQNKFKMKHDPLIYLQNKKTQYYSVFRSFCKGSSSAVVLGELICEKLKASTVEAVCNKTVIDLAGVMRSNFPAFNGNRLNLEKHVLKSLAENENFDDYITYIRKPRRQTEAFIKAEVKKYIFTDHKDEIVNKLKNNAEGLNTLVINALSTATQKVQTERGDINMWLKKFSSLLKGELTFETISSQNFSDIHDFEFLKEEITKRFTSINHKMSSLSLDKLKESRLKPDEILIDQLCKCCWVMCPFCAAVCTNTIEDHSPDDHSVPFHRPKGIKGWHKSGTEEFSISFCTTSVASHGKFRPHDSEESFPYKEYRRAGPRYANWKITADQSKLAYWKWFVYRFQNQLEEYYEYKFQGRGEIPSEWEKIPKEEAIRSLDEMC